The following proteins are co-located in the Plasmodium gaboni strain SY75 chromosome Unknown, whole genome shotgun sequence genome:
- a CDS encoding serine/threonine protein kinase, FIKK family, with protein sequence MEIRCSLKYIKNKANKKYIGLFLNLKGFVMYLLFISLYFFFLFLTEIENKCISKGYVNIICQRKLAENNIDNDRSKHSLFSRIFRKKNIKRHKGKIEDEKIDKNETEEEKGKIKKESKGKTKKNSKNKRTQNNLRTQDNNNNIVSRIYYSGMNKKELLFPEYNIKNDSYTYMKIIDITPNKNNENLNVNVDDVVPCVSELEKRLNSENKIIYNWELGNKTVNEFLGHAYNFEIYGVNYYDWKFTNIKTVGYDIYRGRGHEMFKAVIPSNGIDKKNDITLFIKKIPINLWMEQYDLMNMLYGEYLMGGENFVMEVMVCAFLTKYYPGISPKLYKVLFAPEDRSMFKNISSSYMCNDINVFNYILNKMLIKDMKGHVVMVSEYYGKDTDKYLRKKGDIYRDISENEKKKIMHEWIKLVSRLHDSGLSHLDISPENTLIGENHNMRLCDFSKSTPLYTYNLRHRKNPNGLCLFQSCCPTVGKPKYEPPECIDLRRKLREMNIYDALIYLRNIEDQEERKKYYFDVECVDKYMLGIMLIWIWDYKYLWNNADSLEDKDFILFQKNNMNLDIFPTTQNWPQELKYIISQLLVLETRKNLQFKDLINHPWFSCNE encoded by the exons ATGGAAATAAGATGTTCccttaaatatataaagaataaagcaaataaaaaatatattggtctttttttgaatttaaAAGGTTTTGTTATGTATCTTTTGTTTATctcattatatttttttttttta TTTTTGACagaaatagaaaataaatgtatttcAAAAGGATACgtaaatattatatgcCAAAGAAAATTAGCTGAAAATAACATAGATAATGACAGATCGAAACATTCCCTTTTTAGTCGTATATTtagaaagaaaaatataaaaagacATAAGGGGAAAATTGAAGATGAGAAAATAGATAAGAATGAAAcagaagaagaaaaaggtaaaattaaaaaggaATCAAAAGgtaaaacaaaaaagaaTTCTAAAAACAAAAGAACTCAAAACAATTTAAGAACTCAAgataacaataataatatagtgagtagaatatattatagtggtatgaataaaaaagaattgTTATTTCctgaatataatataaagaatgattcatatacttatatgaaaattatagatataacacccaataaaaataatgagAATTTAAATGTTAATGTGGATGACGTAGTACCTTGTGTAAGTGAATTAGAGAAACGATTGAATTctgaaaataaaattatatataattggGAATTAGGAAATAAAACTGTAAATGAATTCCTTGGTCATGcatataattttgaaaTTTATGGAGTAAATTATTACGATTGGAAATTTACTAATATTAAAACTGTAGgttatgatatatatagaGGTAGAGGTCATGAAATGTTTAAAGCAGTTATTCCTTCGAATGGAATTGATAAGAAGAATGATATAActttatttattaagaAGATACCTATAAATTTATGGATGGAACAGTATGATTTAATGAATATGTTATATGGAGAATATTTGATGGGTGGAGAAAATTTTGTAATGGAAGTTATGGTATGCGCTTTTTTAACAAAATACTATCCAGGTATATCTCCAAAATTGTACAAAGTATTATTTGCACCAGAAGATAGGAGtatgtttaaaaatatttcttcatCGTATATGTGTAATGATATTAATgtatttaattatatattgaataaGATGTTAATAAAGGATATGAAAGGACACGTAGTAATGGTTTCAGAATATTATGGTAAAGACACCGACAAATACTTACGTAAAAAAGGGGATATATACCGTGATATTAgtgaaaatgaaaaaaaaaaaataatgcATGAATGGATAAAATTAGTAAGTAGGTTGCACGATAGTGGGTTGTCTCATCTAGATATATCTCCTGAAAATACATTAATTGGAGAAAATCATAATATGCGTTTATGTGATTTTTCTAAAAGCACACCTTTATATACGTATAATTTGAGACATCGAAAGAATCCAAATGGGTTATGTTTATTTCAATCTTGCTGCCCTACAGTTGGAAAACCTAAATATGAACCACCAGAATGCATAGATCTGAGGAGAAAATTAAGAGAAATGAACATTTATGACgctttaatatatttaaggAATATAGAAGATCAAGAagaaaggaaaaaatattattttgatgTTGAATGTgttgataaatatatgcTTGGTATTATGTTAATTTGGATATGGGattacaaatatttatgGAATAATGCAGATTCCTTAGAAGATAAGgattttatattatttcagAAGAACAACATGAACTTGGATATTTTCCCAACAACGCAAAATTGGCCACaagaattaaaatatattatatcg cAATTGTTAGTATTAGAAACTCGGAAAAATTTACAGTTTAAGGACTTAATTAATCACCCATGGTTTTCATGTAATgagtaa